The following coding sequences lie in one Glycine soja cultivar W05 chromosome 16, ASM419377v2, whole genome shotgun sequence genomic window:
- the LOC114390860 gene encoding receptor-like protein EIX1: MLSTWRDDGNNRDCCKWKGIQCNNQTGHVEMLHLRGQDTQYLIGAINISSLIALENIEHLDLSYNYFEVSHIPELMGSFTNLRYLNLSASSFGGSIPSDIGKLTHLLSLDLGKNYLHGQIPYQLGNLTHLQYLDLSDNDLDGELPYQLGNLSQLRYLDLAGGNSFSGAFPFQVGNLPLLHTLALGGNFDVKSKDAEWLTNLSSLTKLRLSSLHNLSSSHHWLQMISKLIPNLRELRLVGCSLSDTNIQSLFYSPSNFSTALTILDLYSNKLTSSTFQLLSNFSLNLQELYLGHNNIVLSSPLCPNFPALVILDLSYNNMTSSVFQGSFNFSSKLQNLYLYNCSLTDGSFLMSSSFIMSSSSSLVSLDLSSNQLKSSTIFYWLFNSTNLHNLDLGYNMLEGPIPDGFGKVMNSLEVLHFSGNKLQGEIPTFFGNMCALQSLSLSYNKLNGEISSFFQNSSWCNRNIFKSLDLSNNQITGMLPKSIGFLSELEDLNLAGNSLEGDVTESHLSNFSKLKYLFLSESSLSLKFVPSWVPPFQLESLEIRSCKLGPTFPSWLKTQSSLYMLDISDNGINDSVPDWFWNKLQNMGLLNMSSNYLIGAIPNISLKLPLRPSILLNSNQFEGKIPSFLLQASELMLSENNFSDLFSFLCDQSTASNLATLDVSRNQINGQLPDCWKSVKQLLFLDLSSNKLSGKIPMSMGALVNMEALVLRNNGLMGELPSSLKNCSSLFMLDLSENMLSGPIPSWIGESMHQLIILNMRGNHLSGNLPIHLCYLNRIQLLDLSRNNLSRGIPSCLKNFTAMSEQSINSSDTMSRIYWYNNTYYEIYGSYSLEGYTLDITWMWKGVEQGFKNPELKLKSIDLSSNHLTGEIPKEVGYLLGLVSLNLSRNNLSGEIPSRIGNLRSLESLDLSRNHISGRIPSSLSEIDYLQKLDLSHNSLSGRIPSGRHFETFEASSFEGNIDLCGEQLNKTCPGDEDQTTEEHQEPPVKGDDSVFYEGLYISLGIGYFTGFWGLLGPLLLWRPWRIAYIRFLNRLTDYVYVCLL; encoded by the coding sequence ATGCTGTCTACATGGAGGGACGATGGCAATAACAGAGACTGTTGCAAATGGAAAGGCATTCAATGCAACAATCAAACTGGTCATGTTGAGATGCTTCATCTCCGTGGTCAGGATACACAATATTTGATAGGTGCAATCAATATCTCTTCATTGATTGCCCTTGAAAATATTGAACACTTGGATCTCAGCTATAATTATTTTGAAGTGAGTCATATCCCAGAACTCATGGGCTCGTTCACCAACTTAAGATATCTCAATCTCTCTGCTTCTTCATTTGGTGGGAGTATTCCTTCTGATATTGGAAAGCTTACACATTTACTGTCTCTTGATCTAGGTAAGAATTATCTCCATGGACAAATCCCTTATCAACTTGGAAACCTTACACATTTACAATATCTTGATCTAAGTGATAATGATCTAGATGGGGAACTCCCTTATCAACTTGGAAATCTCTCACAGTTGAGGTATCTTGATCTTGCGGGGGGGAATTCATTCTCGGGAGCATTTCCTTTCCAAGTTGGGAATCTTCCTTTGTTGCACACTCTTGCACTTGGTGGCAATTTTGATGTGAAATCTAAGGATGCAGAGTGGTTGACTAATCTTTCTTCCTTGACAAAACTTAGGCTAAGTTCACTACACAACCTTTCCTCTTCTCATCACTGGCTACAAATGATCAGCAAGCTTATTCCAAACTTAAGAGAGTTGAGGCTAGTTGGTTGTTCTCTTTCAGATACAAATATTCAATCTCTGTTTTATTCACCTTCCAACTTTTCCACTGCTCTTACCATCCTTGATCTTTATTCAAATAAGCTCACATCCTCAACATTTCAACTGTTGTCAAACTTTAGCCTTAATCTTCAGGAGCTTTATCTTGGTCATAATAACATTGTTTTGTCATCTCCTCTCTGCCCAAACTTTCCGGCTCTTGTTATCCTTGACCTTTCCTATAATAATATGACATCATCAGTCTTTCAAGGTAGTTTCAACTTCAGCTCAAaacttcaaaatctttatttgtaTAATTGTAGTCTTACGGATGGAAGTTTTCTTATGTCATCTTCTTTCATTATGagttcttcatcttctcttgtatcccTTGATCTCTCCTCAAATCAgttgaaatcatcaactatatttTACTGGCTCTTTAACTCCACCAATCTTCATAACCTTGACCTTGGTTATAACATGTTAGAAGGTCCCATTCCAGATGGATTTGGGAAAGTAATGAACTCTCTTGAAGTTCTTCACTTCTCCGGTAACAAACTGCAAGGAGAGATTCCAACTTTCTTTGGGAACATGTGCGCATTGCAGAGTTTATCCCTCTCATATAACAAGTTGAATGGGGAAATTTCTAGCTTCTTTCAAAATTCTTCATGGTGCAACCGAAACATATTTAAGAGCTTGGATTTATCTAATAACCAGATTACTGGCATGTTACCTAAAAGCATTGGTTTTCTATCAGAGTTGGAGGATCTTAACTTGGCTGGGAATTCTTTGGAGGGTGATGTCACTGAATCCCATCTTTCtaatttttccaaattaaaatacttgttCTTATCAGAGAGCTCGTTGTCTCTGAAATTTGTCCCGAGTTGGGTTCCTCCATTCCAATTAGAATCATTGGAAATCAGATCTTGCAAGTTGGGCCCCACTTTTCCTAGTTGGCTCAAGACTCAAAGTTCTTTGTATATGCTTGATATTTCTGATAACGGGATTAATGACTCTGTACCAGACTGGTTTTGGAATAAGTTGCAAAATATGGGATTGTTAAATATGTCTTCCAATTATCTCATTGGTGCAATTCCTAATATATCGTTGAAGCTTCCTCTCAGACCGTCTATACTTCTGAATTCAAATCAGTTTGAGGGTAAAATTCCGTCATTTTTACTACAAGCTTCCGAGCTGATGCtctctgaaaataatttttcagatTTGTTTTCATTCTTATGTGACCAAAGCACAGCTTCAAATTTGGCCACTTTAGATGTGTCACGCAATCAAATAAATGGGCAACTGCCAGATTGTTGGAAATCAGTAAAGCAATTACTGTTCCTTGATTTAAGCAGCAATAAATTGTCAGGGAAGATTCCTATGTCCATGGGCGCCCTTGTTAATATGGAAGCCTTGGTTTTACGAAACAATGGTTTAATGGGTGAGTTGCCTTCTTCTTTGAAGAATTGCAGCAGTTTATTTATGCTGGACCTGAGTGAAAATATGTTGTCGGGTCCAATACCATCATGGATTGGAGAAAGTATGCATCAATTGATAATCTTGAACATGCGAGGAAATCACCTCTCCGGAAATCTACCCATTCATCTCTGTTATTTGAACCGTATTCAATTGTTGGATCTTTCAAGGAATAATTTGTCAAGAGGAATTCCATCATGCTTAAAGAATTTCACTGCAATGTCTGAACAGAGCATCAACTCAAGTGACACTATGTCTCGTATATATTGGTATAATAACACTTACTATGAAATTTATGGTAGTTACTCATTGGAAGGTTATACACTTGACATAACATGGATGTGGAAAGGTGTGGAACAGGGGTTCAAGAATCCAGAGTTAAAGCTCAAGAGCATTGATCTTTCCAGTAACCATTTAACCGGTGAAATACCAAAGGAGGTCGGATATTTGCTTGGGTTAGTTTCTTTGAATCTATCAAGAAACAATTTGAGTGGAGAAATTCCTTCTCGGATTGGGAATTTAAGGTCACTAGAATCACTTGACTTGTCAAGAAATCACATCTCTGGGAGAattccttcttctctttctgAAATTGATTATTTGCAAAAATTAGACTTGTCACACAACTCTCTTTCTGGAAGAATCCCATCAGGAAGACATTTTGAAACCTTTGAAGCCTCTAGTTTTGAAGGAAACATTGATCTTTGTGGTGAACAACTTAACAAAACTTGTCCTGGGGATGAAGATCAGACAACAGAAGAGCATCAAGAACCACCAGTCAAAGGTGATGATTCAGTTTTCTATGAGGGATTATACATCAGCTTGGGGATTGGATACTTCACTGGATTTTGGGGCTTATTAGGGCCATTACTACTGTGGCGTCCTTGGAGAATTGCTTACATCAGGTTTCTGAACAGATTAACAGACtatgtatatgtatgtttatTGTGA